The Rubidibacter lacunae KORDI 51-2 genome has a segment encoding these proteins:
- the hpsA gene encoding hormogonium polysaccharide biosynthesis protein HpsA, which translates to MLPKSSAARFVRRIAHLLGSGVRSFAGLLARALLRLLNRPLHSNRGRRARAGFALPTATMVLLVISLLIGAMVTRSSERANEVIVQRQLAKVSNAASPAIERAKAKLEFLFERDPRIPAAIPAEELLKSLVANDGIEAAALPTDPYTLPGEKRLNLDGNPATIENAWLIQEDIDNNKTIDSGEGVRYSINMLYGVDTNDDGVNDVDLSSSNLDKAEYNVVRSGPIAVGDATGRCASGGRGLDGGWFEVSGARLRKNFQVDAVANRPNSVTPVLATLEFQQDRQLDRGNAYGAWFRADLEVTPGSDFRWNGTMHTEGSVFIGQTDGGNFLNDTRLYLISSDESCFYDPGASQITMAQNLDPNGDTIFQGQAISGRLRFNDFNQVDTFIDIHPKDDTGPSGDTLQQPFIGATDLVLADNNETPFNYTLDPIVLFTQDVSQSRNPGDPENDGNRDNTQFMGNKLYNDLENPRILNTNIPRPYVDDTYRADDRWGPEPVYNRDISTSVADYGQTITVANAGSTETFDELTRDANPILPESAGLDGYWERRASAQGLRTIVGQRLELGNPFGWRSNDEPLYPPTDIFPDPGVTGASTVAASDNRNEQIQRRTLRDNLAAVQSTAIYHYLEDAEFPVACMSTTVHPGTFKTFTNSIDFNQLTYRDSTGTNISSRSNFFFGKGTNGWEYAPPAKGTFASDVANATSELGKALRNLAYFAGDPDGAFPPLQEVSAGASLYPVTHPYPYLSMWGDFSGLRRALSLLDSGTPYIDLSLADKTTLQTASCTLGILARNLVELDNFDYQESATSAAALIVNNPVNPLEDERLFGALALLTDGIGEGNGEVVLEGDFGPKDPTNPQEILIDGTTTLRKIDLREEDSSAPLPGDDTDDNDIRMFIDNGSPAGEVQYVSVNTEDRPYTTPYEAYNTAINFIEPSSFKGTVDDLRLARRFLRFLHTREQVRRDREHGFENGLPSDGFCSEGGPSGTGFGTGVGDIDANKADLLRMAVCSDIPKFPALHFLFPVFSDTTTSNFEYTGSPVGAKVADDDDEPYLNRSTPDGETNIPAGSCNGRNPADYICRVNVGIRFNRVNPSDVALNPRANATAASWSTPLDPGNSTGPNVIFTGYDGGAPDSPVSIAFQDKAFFDGRQMMEVRTLDYDLELLRNNTVGGGDFWLPTSGVVYAFREDAVREDAISRPRRAAWSDCNTEVKLTGFDPLSRSVQGANAQCRMLVTGNQPTDPPVLDSGTASASYGISPKPVDFFMDPERRAHGFRLRRGADLRRGGADVASSLSFITDNSLYIQGDFNLHTDGSNRLEEFKGNGLLKDNYSNFYLRTANDLDDKFADPEGDRWRVAELLADSITILTETFCDGAVEGGLRSVLGLSSSPYEICTNSESSSYASGRWEGDPQTTGSFTGSLERWYRENPFDVDQGGFQSNFDFRRKATYSSPIFVDRDGRFYYIESSTSTYQDPGDAGSANNPLDGWSEYYGDVNDYLNGTGGLGDVARVKIQRPASGTDMTVNAILVSGITPSRSGQTDGGFVNFPRMLQDWDTNRAILRINGAFIQLNYSTSGTGPFDQELLESDWVGGNPGNLEFDEFNGYYTPPIRRWGYDIGLQYLPPGPVSERFVTVGSPRTETYREIRADDPYIDRLLKGVPN; encoded by the coding sequence TACCCAAGAGTTCTGCCGCTCGTTTTGTCCGCCGGATCGCACACCTGCTTGGCTCAGGTGTGCGATCGTTCGCAGGTCTGCTCGCCCGCGCCCTGCTGCGATTGCTCAATCGCCCGCTCCACTCGAACCGCGGACGGAGGGCGCGGGCGGGATTCGCGCTACCGACAGCCACAATGGTTTTGTTGGTTATTTCTCTGTTGATAGGAGCAATGGTAACCCGTTCCTCAGAGCGCGCGAACGAAGTTATTGTCCAGCGACAGCTGGCAAAAGTTTCCAACGCCGCCAGCCCCGCCATCGAGCGTGCCAAGGCGAAATTAGAGTTTCTTTTCGAGCGCGACCCACGAATACCTGCAGCTATACCAGCTGAAGAATTGCTCAAGAGCCTCGTAGCAAATGATGGCATAGAGGCAGCGGCACTCCCAACAGATCCCTACACGTTGCCGGGCGAAAAGCGACTTAATCTGGATGGAAATCCAGCCACTATTGAGAACGCTTGGCTTATTCAAGAAGATATCGACAACAATAAAACTATCGACTCAGGCGAAGGCGTTCGTTACTCGATCAATATGCTTTATGGCGTCGACACCAACGATGACGGAGTTAACGACGTCGATCTTTCCAGTAGTAACTTAGATAAAGCTGAATATAATGTCGTCCGCTCGGGGCCAATCGCAGTGGGCGATGCCACGGGTCGCTGTGCTTCAGGGGGTCGCGGTCTCGACGGAGGGTGGTTTGAGGTTTCCGGCGCGAGGCTGCGCAAAAATTTCCAAGTTGATGCCGTTGCCAATCGTCCGAACAGCGTTACGCCCGTACTTGCAACCTTGGAATTCCAACAAGATCGTCAGCTAGACCGTGGCAACGCTTATGGTGCATGGTTTCGTGCCGATCTAGAGGTGACTCCAGGCAGCGACTTCAGGTGGAATGGGACGATGCACACCGAAGGCAGTGTGTTTATAGGTCAGACTGACGGAGGAAATTTTTTGAATGATACCAGACTTTACCTCATAAGTTCTGATGAATCGTGTTTCTACGACCCCGGGGCATCTCAAATCACCATGGCCCAGAACCTGGACCCAAATGGGGATACTATTTTTCAAGGGCAAGCGATTTCGGGAAGATTGCGATTCAATGACTTTAATCAAGTTGATACTTTCATTGACATACATCCTAAGGATGATACTGGGCCATCTGGAGATACTCTTCAGCAGCCTTTTATCGGTGCTACGGACTTGGTCCTTGCCGATAATAATGAAACACCCTTCAATTACACGCTCGACCCAATTGTTTTATTTACGCAAGACGTATCGCAGTCGAGAAATCCGGGCGATCCAGAGAATGACGGCAATCGCGATAATACCCAGTTTATGGGTAACAAACTCTATAACGATCTTGAAAATCCTCGCATTCTAAATACGAATATTCCCCGCCCCTATGTTGACGACACATACCGTGCTGACGACAGATGGGGACCAGAACCCGTCTATAACAGAGATATTTCGACTTCCGTAGCAGACTACGGCCAGACGATCACCGTTGCCAATGCTGGTAGCACCGAGACTTTTGACGAATTGACTCGAGACGCAAATCCGATCCTGCCCGAAAGCGCCGGACTGGATGGTTATTGGGAACGTCGCGCCTCCGCTCAAGGATTGCGTACGATTGTTGGCCAGCGTTTAGAGTTGGGGAATCCATTTGGTTGGCGCAGTAATGACGAACCTTTGTACCCCCCAACAGATATCTTTCCAGATCCTGGGGTTACCGGAGCTTCTACGGTCGCTGCCTCTGATAATCGAAACGAGCAAATTCAGCGCCGAACCTTACGCGATAACCTAGCGGCGGTTCAATCCACGGCAATCTACCACTATCTCGAAGATGCCGAGTTTCCGGTTGCATGCATGTCAACAACCGTTCATCCCGGCACCTTCAAAACCTTCACAAACAGCATTGACTTCAACCAGCTTACCTACAGAGATAGCACCGGCACTAATATATCTTCACGCAGCAACTTCTTTTTTGGTAAGGGAACTAACGGTTGGGAATACGCCCCCCCTGCCAAAGGTACCTTTGCTAGTGACGTTGCTAATGCAACTAGCGAACTAGGGAAGGCGCTGCGCAACCTAGCTTACTTTGCAGGCGATCCCGACGGAGCCTTCCCGCCCTTGCAGGAGGTCAGTGCGGGAGCATCACTTTATCCCGTCACCCACCCTTACCCCTATCTGTCTATGTGGGGAGATTTTTCCGGGTTACGCCGGGCTTTGAGTCTTCTAGATAGTGGCACCCCTTACATCGATCTCAGTTTGGCCGATAAAACCACTCTTCAAACAGCATCTTGTACGCTGGGCATCTTGGCTCGCAATCTAGTAGAGCTTGATAATTTTGACTACCAAGAAAGCGCCACTTCCGCTGCCGCCCTCATTGTTAATAACCCAGTAAATCCGTTGGAAGACGAGCGCCTTTTTGGTGCCCTTGCGCTTCTGACCGACGGTATTGGTGAAGGTAATGGCGAGGTCGTACTTGAGGGGGATTTTGGACCAAAGGACCCAACTAATCCCCAGGAAATCTTAATTGATGGAACAACAACCCTTCGTAAAATCGATCTAAGAGAGGAGGACTCTTCAGCTCCACTTCCTGGCGATGATACTGACGACAATGATATCCGCATGTTCATTGATAACGGCAGCCCCGCTGGGGAGGTTCAATATGTCTCAGTCAATACAGAGGATCGACCTTACACAACCCCTTACGAGGCTTACAACACAGCTATCAACTTTATCGAGCCAAGTTCTTTCAAAGGGACCGTAGATGATCTTCGACTTGCCCGCCGTTTTCTGCGCTTCTTGCACACGCGCGAGCAAGTGCGTCGCGACCGCGAACATGGATTTGAAAATGGCCTGCCGTCCGACGGATTTTGCTCAGAAGGTGGTCCCTCAGGCACGGGTTTCGGAACGGGTGTCGGCGATATCGATGCAAATAAGGCTGATTTATTACGAATGGCAGTTTGCTCTGATATTCCTAAGTTTCCAGCGCTGCATTTCCTGTTCCCGGTTTTTTCGGATACCACCACCAGCAATTTCGAGTACACAGGGTCTCCCGTTGGTGCCAAAGTAGCTGATGATGACGACGAACCCTACTTAAATCGCAGCACCCCTGATGGTGAGACAAACATTCCTGCGGGAAGTTGTAATGGCAGGAATCCGGCAGACTATATCTGTCGTGTGAATGTAGGTATTCGCTTTAACAGAGTCAATCCTTCTGATGTCGCCCTGAACCCTCGCGCCAATGCAACTGCAGCTAGCTGGTCCACCCCCCTGGATCCTGGCAACTCCACTGGTCCGAACGTCATCTTTACGGGCTATGACGGAGGGGCGCCCGACAGCCCCGTATCTATCGCCTTCCAGGACAAGGCATTTTTTGATGGTCGCCAAATGATGGAAGTAAGGACTCTCGACTACGACCTCGAATTGTTGCGTAACAATACTGTCGGCGGTGGAGATTTCTGGCTACCCACCAGCGGTGTGGTCTATGCATTCCGCGAGGATGCCGTGCGCGAAGATGCCATTTCAAGACCGCGCCGCGCTGCATGGTCTGATTGCAATACAGAAGTAAAGCTCACGGGTTTTGACCCGCTTTCACGAAGTGTGCAAGGTGCGAATGCACAGTGTCGCATGCTCGTTACCGGAAACCAACCTACAGATCCTCCAGTACTGGATTCGGGAACGGCGAGCGCGTCTTATGGTATCAGTCCAAAGCCGGTTGATTTCTTTATGGATCCCGAGCGACGGGCACATGGGTTCCGGTTGCGCCGGGGTGCCGATCTGCGTCGCGGAGGCGCAGATGTTGCGAGTAGCTTGTCTTTTATCACCGACAATTCTCTATACATTCAGGGAGATTTCAATCTCCACACGGATGGGTCCAACCGGCTAGAGGAGTTTAAAGGGAATGGTTTGCTCAAAGACAATTACTCAAACTTTTACCTTCGGACGGCAAATGACCTTGACGACAAATTTGCCGACCCGGAAGGCGATCGCTGGCGGGTTGCCGAGCTTCTGGCTGATAGCATTACCATTCTGACCGAGACGTTTTGTGATGGAGCAGTTGAAGGTGGACTCCGCTCTGTTCTTGGTTTGAGTAGCAGCCCATACGAAATATGCACCAATAGTGAGTCTTCGTCTTATGCCAGCGGTCGTTGGGAAGGCGATCCCCAAACAACGGGCTCCTTCACGGGTTCACTCGAACGGTGGTACCGCGAGAATCCCTTTGACGTCGATCAAGGTGGGTTTCAGTCCAATTTCGACTTCCGGAGAAAAGCAACCTACAGCTCTCCAATTTTCGTAGATCGTGACGGTCGCTTCTACTACATTGAGAGTTCGACGAGTACTTATCAAGATCCTGGCGATGCAGGGTCAGCGAACAACCCCCTGGATGGCTGGAGCGAATACTACGGCGATGTGAATGACTACTTAAACGGCACAGGCGGTTTAGGAGATGTAGCTCGAGTTAAAATTCAGAGACCTGCGAGTGGCACCGATATGACAGTCAACGCAATTTTGGTATCCGGAATCACTCCTTCTCGGTCCGGCCAAACTGATGGTGGATTTGTCAATTTCCCGCGCATGCTTCAGGACTGGGACACTAATAGAGCTATTTTGCGAATCAACGGAGCGTTTATTCAGCTTAACTACAGCACCTCGGGGACAGGACCGTTCGATCAAGAACTTCTGGAGTCGGACTGGGTTGGAGGTAATCCAGGAAATCTTGAATTTGATGAGTTTAATGGCTACTACACACCACCCATCCGTCGCTGGGGATATGATATAGGCTTGCAATACCTTCCACCGGGGCCAGTTAGCGAACGCTTCGTTACTGTCGGGAGCCCGCGCACCGAAACCTATCGGGAAATTCGCGCGGACGATCCCTACATTGACAGACTTTTAAAAGGAGTTCCGAATTAA